The following proteins are co-located in the Malus sylvestris chromosome 13, drMalSylv7.2, whole genome shotgun sequence genome:
- the LOC126597198 gene encoding uncharacterized protein LOC126597198 isoform X3: MGSTSAIFLCSHPKLTVLWKLVEKILVPKRQRTSSVESSTPAQGMKWSFAAGTNLLSGLGAKIERESKLKLSDFAKELKSFRSVDLSGRNFGDEGLFFLSGSLGYNQTAEEVSFAANGITGTGMKAFDGVLQSNVMLKTLNLSGNPIGDEGAKCLCDVLVNNDGIEKLQLNSTDIGDEGARAIAEMLKKNSTLRVLELNNNMIDYSGFTSLAGALAENNTLRNIHLNGNYGGALGANALAKGLEGNKSLRELHLHGNSIGDEGVNALMSGLSLHKGKLTLLDIGNNSFTAKGAFHVGGYIKKTKNLLWLNLYMNDIGDEGAEKIADALKQNRTITTIDMGGNNIHAKGVTAIAEALKDNSVITFLELGYNPMGPDGVKALSEVLKFNGNIETLKLGWCQIGAKGAEFIADMLKYNTTIRVLDLRANGLRNEGASCLARSLKVVNEALTSLDLGFNEIRDDGAFAIAQALKANEDVTVTSLNVASNFLTKFGQSALTDARDHVYEMSEKEINIFF, encoded by the exons ATGGGCTCCACTTCCGCCATCTTTCTCTGCTCTCATCCCAAg CTGACAGTTTTGTGGAAATTGGTGGAGAAAATCCTTGTTCCGAAGCGGCAGAGGACTTCATCGGTAGAGAGCAGTACGCCCGCACAAGGAATGAAATGGTCTTTTGCCGCTGGTACGAATTTATTATCGGGTCTGGGTGCAAAGATTGAAAGAGAGTCCAAGCTGAAGCTCAGTGACTTTGCCAAGGAACTTAAGTCATTCAGAAGTGTTGACCTGTCAG GTCGTAACTTTGGAGATGAAggattgttttttctttcaggGAGCTTGGGTTACAATCAG ACTGCTGAAGAAGTAAGTTTTGCTGCAAATGGAATAACTGGAACTGGAATGAAAGCCTTTGATGGTGTTCTTCAATCTAACGTCATGTTAAAAACTCTTAATCTTTCTGGAAACCCTATTGGAGATGAGGGAGCTAAG TGCCTATGCGATGTATTGGTGAATAATGATGGTATTGAAAAGCTCCAGCTAAACAGTACTGACATAGGGGATGAG GGTGCAAGGGCTATTGCTGAAATGTTGAAGAAAAATTCAACCTTACGTGTTCTCGAACTTAACAACAATATGATCGACTACTCT GGATTTACAAGTCTTGCTGGAGCTCTTGCTGAGAATAACACACTACGGAATATACATCTGAA TGGCAATTATGGTGGCGCCCTGGGGGCCAATGCTTTAGCTAAAGGACTTGAGGGGAACAAGTCTTTAAGG gaACTTCATTTGCATGGAAATTCTATTGGAGATGAAGGAGTGAATGCTTTGATGTCAGGTTTATCATTACATAAAG GTAAACTTACACTTCTGGACATTGGCAACAACTCTTTTACTGCAAAAGGTGCTTTCCATGTTGGTGGATATATCAAAAAGACCAAGAACTTGTTATGGTTGAACCTTTACATGAATGATATAGGGGACGAG GGAGCTGAAAAAATTGCAGATGCTTTGAAGCAAAACCGGACGATAACAACCATAGACATG GGGGGAAACAACATCCATGCCAAGGGAGTCACTGCAATAGCTGAAGCATTGAAAGATAATTCCGTCATTACATTT TTGGAACTCGGTTACAATCCCATGGGACCTGATGGGGTGAAGGCTTTATCCGAAGTTCTCAAATTTAATGGAAACATAGAAACCCTTAAGCTTGGCTGGTGCCAG ATTGGTGCAAAAGGTGCAGAGTTCATCGCAGATATGTTGAAATATAATACCACCATCCGTGTTCTGGACTTGCGGGCGAATGGACTTCGAAATGAA GGTGCATCGTGCCTGGCTCGTAGCTTAAAAGTGGTTAATGAAGCTTTAACTTCATTGGATCTAGGGTTCAACGAAATTAGG GACGACGGGGCTTTCGCAATCGCTCAAGCACTCAAGGCTAATGAAGACGTGACGGTTACATCTCTGAACGTAGCCAGCAACTTCCTCACCAAATTCGGACAG AGTGCTTTGACGGATGCAAGAGACCATGTGTACGAGATGAGTGAAAAGGAAATCAACATTTTTTTCTAG
- the LOC126597198 gene encoding uncharacterized protein LOC126597198 isoform X2 — protein sequence MGSTSAIFLCSHPKRLQSQFESQGPGSARLGYRAQGVFLPPILPRRRRCLAVKAASRPSGARRVYRESQSGSSLSVAPVKQLASFVVPVASFFAVTFVLWKLVEKILVPKRQRTSSVESSTPAQGMKWSFAAGTNLLSGLGAKIERESKLKLSDFAKELKSFRSVDLSGRNFGDEGLFFLSGSLGYNQTAEEVSFAANGITGTGMKAFDGVLQSNVMLKTLNLSGNPIGDEGAKCLCDVLVNNDGIEKLQLNSTDIGDEGARAIAEMLKKNSTLRVLELNNNMIDYSGFTSLAGALAENNTLRNIHLNGNYGGALGANALAKGLEGNKSLRELHLHGNSIGDEGVNALMSGLSLHKGKLTLLDIGNNSFTAKGAFHVGGYIKKTKNLLWLNLYMNDIGDEGAEKIADALKQNRTITTIDMGGNNIHAKGVTAIAEALKDNSVITFLELGYNPMGPDGVKALSEVLKFNGNIETLKLGWCQIGAKGAEFIADMLKYNTTIRVLDLRANGLRNEGASCLARSLKVVNEALTSLDLGFNEIRDDGAFAIAQALKANEDVTVTSLNVASNFLTKFGQSALTDARDHVYEMSEKEINIFF from the exons ATGGGCTCCACTTCCGCCATCTTTCTCTGCTCTCATCCCAAg AGGTTGCAATCTCAATTCGAATCCCAAGGTCCGGGAAGTGCTCGGCTCGGGTATCGTGCGCAGGGCGTGTTTTTACCTCCTATCCTTCCGCGACGGAGGAGATGCTTGGCGGTAAAAGCTGCTTCGAGGCCATCCGGTGCTCGAAGAGTGTACAGAGAATCACAGAGTGGGAGCTCATTGTCTGTTGCTCCCGTCAAGCAGCTCGCTTCCTTCGTCGTTCCCGTCGCCTCCTTCTTCGCCGTCACTTTTG TTTTGTGGAAATTGGTGGAGAAAATCCTTGTTCCGAAGCGGCAGAGGACTTCATCGGTAGAGAGCAGTACGCCCGCACAAGGAATGAAATGGTCTTTTGCCGCTGGTACGAATTTATTATCGGGTCTGGGTGCAAAGATTGAAAGAGAGTCCAAGCTGAAGCTCAGTGACTTTGCCAAGGAACTTAAGTCATTCAGAAGTGTTGACCTGTCAG GTCGTAACTTTGGAGATGAAggattgttttttctttcaggGAGCTTGGGTTACAATCAG ACTGCTGAAGAAGTAAGTTTTGCTGCAAATGGAATAACTGGAACTGGAATGAAAGCCTTTGATGGTGTTCTTCAATCTAACGTCATGTTAAAAACTCTTAATCTTTCTGGAAACCCTATTGGAGATGAGGGAGCTAAG TGCCTATGCGATGTATTGGTGAATAATGATGGTATTGAAAAGCTCCAGCTAAACAGTACTGACATAGGGGATGAG GGTGCAAGGGCTATTGCTGAAATGTTGAAGAAAAATTCAACCTTACGTGTTCTCGAACTTAACAACAATATGATCGACTACTCT GGATTTACAAGTCTTGCTGGAGCTCTTGCTGAGAATAACACACTACGGAATATACATCTGAA TGGCAATTATGGTGGCGCCCTGGGGGCCAATGCTTTAGCTAAAGGACTTGAGGGGAACAAGTCTTTAAGG gaACTTCATTTGCATGGAAATTCTATTGGAGATGAAGGAGTGAATGCTTTGATGTCAGGTTTATCATTACATAAAG GTAAACTTACACTTCTGGACATTGGCAACAACTCTTTTACTGCAAAAGGTGCTTTCCATGTTGGTGGATATATCAAAAAGACCAAGAACTTGTTATGGTTGAACCTTTACATGAATGATATAGGGGACGAG GGAGCTGAAAAAATTGCAGATGCTTTGAAGCAAAACCGGACGATAACAACCATAGACATG GGGGGAAACAACATCCATGCCAAGGGAGTCACTGCAATAGCTGAAGCATTGAAAGATAATTCCGTCATTACATTT TTGGAACTCGGTTACAATCCCATGGGACCTGATGGGGTGAAGGCTTTATCCGAAGTTCTCAAATTTAATGGAAACATAGAAACCCTTAAGCTTGGCTGGTGCCAG ATTGGTGCAAAAGGTGCAGAGTTCATCGCAGATATGTTGAAATATAATACCACCATCCGTGTTCTGGACTTGCGGGCGAATGGACTTCGAAATGAA GGTGCATCGTGCCTGGCTCGTAGCTTAAAAGTGGTTAATGAAGCTTTAACTTCATTGGATCTAGGGTTCAACGAAATTAGG GACGACGGGGCTTTCGCAATCGCTCAAGCACTCAAGGCTAATGAAGACGTGACGGTTACATCTCTGAACGTAGCCAGCAACTTCCTCACCAAATTCGGACAG AGTGCTTTGACGGATGCAAGAGACCATGTGTACGAGATGAGTGAAAAGGAAATCAACATTTTTTTCTAG
- the LOC126597198 gene encoding uncharacterized protein LOC126597198 isoform X1, protein MGSTSAIFLCSHPKILLRPQRLQSQFESQGPGSARLGYRAQGVFLPPILPRRRRCLAVKAASRPSGARRVYRESQSGSSLSVAPVKQLASFVVPVASFFAVTFVLWKLVEKILVPKRQRTSSVESSTPAQGMKWSFAAGTNLLSGLGAKIERESKLKLSDFAKELKSFRSVDLSGRNFGDEGLFFLSGSLGYNQTAEEVSFAANGITGTGMKAFDGVLQSNVMLKTLNLSGNPIGDEGAKCLCDVLVNNDGIEKLQLNSTDIGDEGARAIAEMLKKNSTLRVLELNNNMIDYSGFTSLAGALAENNTLRNIHLNGNYGGALGANALAKGLEGNKSLRELHLHGNSIGDEGVNALMSGLSLHKGKLTLLDIGNNSFTAKGAFHVGGYIKKTKNLLWLNLYMNDIGDEGAEKIADALKQNRTITTIDMGGNNIHAKGVTAIAEALKDNSVITFLELGYNPMGPDGVKALSEVLKFNGNIETLKLGWCQIGAKGAEFIADMLKYNTTIRVLDLRANGLRNEGASCLARSLKVVNEALTSLDLGFNEIRDDGAFAIAQALKANEDVTVTSLNVASNFLTKFGQSALTDARDHVYEMSEKEINIFF, encoded by the exons ATGGGCTCCACTTCCGCCATCTTTCTCTGCTCTCATCCCAAg ATACTACTGCGGCCGCAGAGGTTGCAATCTCAATTCGAATCCCAAGGTCCGGGAAGTGCTCGGCTCGGGTATCGTGCGCAGGGCGTGTTTTTACCTCCTATCCTTCCGCGACGGAGGAGATGCTTGGCGGTAAAAGCTGCTTCGAGGCCATCCGGTGCTCGAAGAGTGTACAGAGAATCACAGAGTGGGAGCTCATTGTCTGTTGCTCCCGTCAAGCAGCTCGCTTCCTTCGTCGTTCCCGTCGCCTCCTTCTTCGCCGTCACTTTTG TTTTGTGGAAATTGGTGGAGAAAATCCTTGTTCCGAAGCGGCAGAGGACTTCATCGGTAGAGAGCAGTACGCCCGCACAAGGAATGAAATGGTCTTTTGCCGCTGGTACGAATTTATTATCGGGTCTGGGTGCAAAGATTGAAAGAGAGTCCAAGCTGAAGCTCAGTGACTTTGCCAAGGAACTTAAGTCATTCAGAAGTGTTGACCTGTCAG GTCGTAACTTTGGAGATGAAggattgttttttctttcaggGAGCTTGGGTTACAATCAG ACTGCTGAAGAAGTAAGTTTTGCTGCAAATGGAATAACTGGAACTGGAATGAAAGCCTTTGATGGTGTTCTTCAATCTAACGTCATGTTAAAAACTCTTAATCTTTCTGGAAACCCTATTGGAGATGAGGGAGCTAAG TGCCTATGCGATGTATTGGTGAATAATGATGGTATTGAAAAGCTCCAGCTAAACAGTACTGACATAGGGGATGAG GGTGCAAGGGCTATTGCTGAAATGTTGAAGAAAAATTCAACCTTACGTGTTCTCGAACTTAACAACAATATGATCGACTACTCT GGATTTACAAGTCTTGCTGGAGCTCTTGCTGAGAATAACACACTACGGAATATACATCTGAA TGGCAATTATGGTGGCGCCCTGGGGGCCAATGCTTTAGCTAAAGGACTTGAGGGGAACAAGTCTTTAAGG gaACTTCATTTGCATGGAAATTCTATTGGAGATGAAGGAGTGAATGCTTTGATGTCAGGTTTATCATTACATAAAG GTAAACTTACACTTCTGGACATTGGCAACAACTCTTTTACTGCAAAAGGTGCTTTCCATGTTGGTGGATATATCAAAAAGACCAAGAACTTGTTATGGTTGAACCTTTACATGAATGATATAGGGGACGAG GGAGCTGAAAAAATTGCAGATGCTTTGAAGCAAAACCGGACGATAACAACCATAGACATG GGGGGAAACAACATCCATGCCAAGGGAGTCACTGCAATAGCTGAAGCATTGAAAGATAATTCCGTCATTACATTT TTGGAACTCGGTTACAATCCCATGGGACCTGATGGGGTGAAGGCTTTATCCGAAGTTCTCAAATTTAATGGAAACATAGAAACCCTTAAGCTTGGCTGGTGCCAG ATTGGTGCAAAAGGTGCAGAGTTCATCGCAGATATGTTGAAATATAATACCACCATCCGTGTTCTGGACTTGCGGGCGAATGGACTTCGAAATGAA GGTGCATCGTGCCTGGCTCGTAGCTTAAAAGTGGTTAATGAAGCTTTAACTTCATTGGATCTAGGGTTCAACGAAATTAGG GACGACGGGGCTTTCGCAATCGCTCAAGCACTCAAGGCTAATGAAGACGTGACGGTTACATCTCTGAACGTAGCCAGCAACTTCCTCACCAAATTCGGACAG AGTGCTTTGACGGATGCAAGAGACCATGTGTACGAGATGAGTGAAAAGGAAATCAACATTTTTTTCTAG